A single region of the Streptomyces sp. NBC_00236 genome encodes:
- a CDS encoding SDR family NAD(P)-dependent oxidoreductase: MNSNVSTNRTALVTGGSRGIGAATALRLAQDGADVALTYVQDEVAAHEVVRKIEAVGRRAVALRADSADPEAVPGAVHRAAETFGRLDILVNNAGIGVLGPIDGITDADVDRVLAVNVRAVFLACRAAAGVMERGGRIISVGTALSRYAGGPGSTLYAMSKSALSGLTKPLARELGPRGITVNLVQAGAVDTDMNPADGPFAAGQRAANALDRFGTTGEVAAMVAYLASDEAAFVTGAEMVVDGGHAA; encoded by the coding sequence ATGAACAGCAACGTCAGCACGAACCGCACCGCGCTCGTCACCGGCGGCAGCCGCGGCATCGGCGCCGCGACCGCCCTGCGGCTCGCCCAGGACGGCGCCGATGTGGCGCTGACCTACGTACAGGACGAGGTGGCCGCCCACGAGGTCGTACGGAAGATCGAGGCGGTCGGCCGTCGCGCCGTCGCCCTGCGTGCGGACTCGGCCGACCCGGAGGCCGTCCCCGGGGCGGTGCACCGGGCTGCGGAGACCTTCGGGCGGCTCGACATCCTCGTCAACAACGCGGGCATCGGCGTCCTCGGCCCGATCGACGGCATCACCGACGCCGATGTCGACCGGGTTCTCGCGGTCAACGTCCGGGCGGTCTTCCTGGCCTGCCGGGCGGCGGCCGGTGTCATGGAGCGGGGCGGCCGCATCATCTCGGTCGGTACGGCCCTGAGCCGGTACGCGGGCGGCCCCGGCTCCACGCTCTACGCGATGAGCAAGTCGGCACTGTCCGGACTGACCAAGCCGCTCGCCCGCGAGCTCGGCCCGCGCGGCATCACGGTCAACCTGGTCCAGGCAGGCGCGGTCGACACCGACATGAACCCCGCCGACGGCCCGTTCGCCGCCGGGCAGCGGGCCGCCAACGCACTGGACCGGTTCGGGACGACCGGTGAAGTGGCCGCGATGGTCGCCTACTTGGCCAGTGACGAGGCGGCGTTCGTCACCGGTGCGGAAATGGTCGTGGACGGTGGCCACGCGGCCTGA
- a CDS encoding dihydrofolate reductase family protein, whose protein sequence is MAQLTLTTFLTLDGVMQAPGGPEEDTSDGFTYGGWVAPFLDEGMGAFMTEVFDRAAAFVLGRHTYDIFAAYWPGVTDPGDPIASRLNALPKYVVSTTLEKADWQNSTVISAGVAEEIARIKDRTEGGELQIHGSGLLARSLMAHDLIDAYNLLVFPVVLGRGRRLFPDGGLPTAFGLTGSRTTPNGITIQTYRPAGRAAFGSVPDGT, encoded by the coding sequence ATGGCACAGCTGACGCTGACCACCTTTCTCACCCTCGACGGCGTCATGCAGGCGCCCGGCGGCCCCGAGGAGGACACGAGTGACGGGTTCACGTACGGCGGCTGGGTCGCGCCGTTCCTGGACGAGGGCATGGGAGCGTTCATGACCGAGGTGTTCGACCGTGCGGCGGCGTTCGTGCTGGGCCGGCACACGTACGACATCTTCGCGGCGTACTGGCCGGGCGTCACCGACCCCGGGGACCCGATCGCCTCCCGCCTCAACGCCCTGCCCAAGTACGTCGTCTCGACCACGCTGGAAAAGGCGGACTGGCAGAACAGCACGGTGATCTCCGCCGGTGTCGCCGAGGAGATCGCCCGGATCAAGGACCGTACGGAAGGCGGTGAGCTGCAGATCCACGGCAGCGGCCTGCTCGCCCGGTCCCTGATGGCGCACGACCTGATCGACGCGTACAACCTGCTGGTGTTCCCCGTCGTGCTCGGCCGCGGGCGGCGGCTGTTCCCGGACGGCGGACTGCCGACGGCCTTCGGACTGACCGGCTCCCGGACGACGCCCAACGGGATCACGATCCAGACCTACCGGCCCGCGGGACGGGCCGCCTTCGGCTCGGTCCCGGACGGCACCTGA
- a CDS encoding aldo/keto reductase — protein sequence MPATPAHTLNDGRAIPAVGLGTWPLDDDAAEEAVAGALERGYRLVDTALNYGNETGTGRGIARSGVPREDVFVTTKVPGRHQGYEKTLASFEESRRNLGLDYVDLYLIHWPLPRVDLYADTWRALIRLREDGLVRSIGVSNFTAEHLARLEEETGVLPAVNQIEMHPRLPQEELRALHAAKGIVTESWSPLGRGHDLLADPAVTAAAGAHGVTPGQVVLRWHTQLGAVPIPKSADPGRQRENLDLFGFELTPDELARIAAGPQERFGGDPEVHEEF from the coding sequence ATGCCCGCGACCCCGGCGCACACCCTCAACGACGGCCGCGCGATCCCCGCGGTCGGACTCGGTACCTGGCCGCTGGACGACGACGCGGCCGAGGAAGCGGTCGCCGGGGCGCTGGAGCGTGGCTACCGGCTCGTGGACACCGCGCTGAACTACGGCAACGAGACCGGCACGGGGCGCGGCATCGCCCGCAGCGGCGTACCGCGCGAGGACGTCTTCGTCACCACCAAGGTGCCGGGCCGCCACCAGGGGTACGAGAAGACCCTCGCCTCGTTCGAGGAGTCCCGTCGCAACCTCGGCCTCGACTACGTGGACCTGTACCTCATCCACTGGCCGCTGCCGCGTGTCGATCTGTACGCCGACACGTGGCGGGCGCTGATCCGGCTGCGCGAGGACGGGCTCGTGCGGTCGATCGGGGTCTCCAACTTCACCGCGGAGCATCTGGCACGGCTGGAGGAGGAGACGGGCGTACTGCCCGCCGTCAACCAGATCGAGATGCATCCGCGGCTGCCGCAGGAGGAGCTGCGGGCCCTGCACGCCGCCAAGGGCATCGTCACGGAGAGCTGGAGCCCGCTGGGCCGCGGCCATGACCTGCTGGCCGACCCGGCGGTCACCGCCGCAGCCGGGGCGCACGGTGTGACGCCCGGCCAGGTGGTGCTGCGCTGGCACACCCAGCTGGGCGCCGTGCCGATCCCGAAGTCCGCCGATCCGGGCCGGCAGCGGGAGAACCTCGATCTGTTCGGGTTCGAGCTGACGCCCGACGAGCTGGCGCGTATCGCGGCCGGCCCGCAGGAGCGGTTCGGCGGGGACCCCGAGGTGCACGAGGAGTTCTGA
- a CDS encoding Gfo/Idh/MocA family protein, which translates to MRIGLLGTGRIGSFHAGVLARHPAVEALVVADAEPARAVAVARRTGARAVATATEVFDAGVDAVVIASATSAHAELIGRAARAGLPAFCEKPVALDLAGTLGALREAERTQSVLQLGFMRRFDAGYRAARAAVRDGALGRLHTVRTATSDPAPPPAAYLPLSGGLFRDCLIHDFDMVRWVTGREVTRVYATGSDAGPPMFRAAGDVDTAAALLTLDDGTLVTATSTRCNGAGYDVRMELAGETDQIAVGLDGRTPLTSAEPDGPGAPADPWPGFLERFAAAYEAELDAFVRLVRGETANPCDGREALSALRIAEACEISRRERRAVELTEIPSA; encoded by the coding sequence ATGCGCATCGGACTCCTCGGCACCGGCCGGATCGGCTCCTTCCACGCGGGCGTCCTCGCCCGCCATCCCGCGGTCGAGGCACTGGTGGTGGCGGACGCCGAGCCGGCCCGCGCGGTCGCCGTCGCCCGCCGGACCGGAGCGCGCGCCGTGGCCACGGCGACGGAGGTGTTCGACGCCGGAGTGGACGCCGTGGTGATCGCCTCCGCCACCTCCGCCCACGCCGAGCTGATCGGCCGGGCCGCCCGCGCGGGACTGCCCGCCTTCTGCGAGAAGCCCGTCGCGCTCGACCTGGCGGGCACCCTCGGGGCGCTGCGCGAGGCGGAGCGTACGCAGAGCGTGCTCCAGCTCGGCTTCATGCGCCGGTTCGACGCCGGATACAGGGCGGCACGCGCGGCGGTGCGCGACGGTGCGCTCGGCAGGCTGCACACCGTACGGACGGCCACCTCCGACCCCGCGCCGCCGCCCGCCGCGTATCTGCCGCTCTCCGGCGGGCTGTTCCGGGACTGTCTGATCCATGACTTCGACATGGTGCGCTGGGTGACGGGCCGCGAGGTGACGCGGGTGTACGCCACCGGGTCGGACGCCGGGCCCCCGATGTTCCGCGCGGCCGGCGACGTGGACACGGCGGCGGCGCTGCTGACGCTCGACGACGGCACCCTCGTCACCGCGACGTCGACCCGCTGCAACGGCGCGGGATACGACGTCCGCATGGAACTCGCGGGCGAGACCGACCAGATCGCGGTCGGCCTCGACGGCCGCACCCCGCTCACCTCCGCCGAACCGGACGGCCCCGGCGCCCCGGCCGATCCCTGGCCGGGCTTCCTGGAACGCTTCGCCGCCGCGTACGAGGCCGAACTCGACGCCTTCGTACGCCTGGTGCGCGGTGAGACGGCCAATCCGTGCGACGGCCGGGAGGCACTGAGCGCCCTGCGGATCGCGGAGGCGTGCGAGATCTCGCGGCGGGAGCGGCGCGCGGTGGAGCTGACGGAGATCCCGTCCGCCTGA
- a CDS encoding PaaI family thioesterase produces the protein MTGLDLPTAQKVLDSQPFSALVGARITAFGDGAATLEIDSREELRQQNGFLHGGVLAYAADNALTFAAGTTLGPAVLTGGFSIQYLRPATGVSLVARAEVVHTGRRQAVARCDLSVVGQDGTETLCAVAQGTVLSATSS, from the coding sequence ATGACCGGACTCGACCTGCCGACGGCACAGAAGGTACTCGACAGTCAGCCGTTCAGCGCGCTCGTCGGTGCGCGGATCACCGCGTTCGGCGACGGGGCGGCCACGCTGGAGATCGACAGCCGCGAGGAGTTGCGGCAGCAGAACGGATTCCTGCACGGCGGGGTGCTCGCCTACGCCGCCGACAACGCCCTCACCTTCGCCGCCGGCACGACGCTCGGCCCGGCGGTGCTGACCGGTGGCTTCTCCATCCAGTACCTCCGCCCCGCCACCGGCGTCTCGCTCGTCGCGCGCGCGGAGGTCGTCCACACCGGGCGCCGGCAGGCCGTGGCACGTTGCGATCTGTCCGTCGTGGGGCAGGACGGTACCGAAACACTCTGCGCCGTCGCCCAGGGCACCGTGCTGAGCGCCACCTCGTCCTGA
- a CDS encoding response regulator transcription factor has product MTTPAPASAPRPVRLLIVDDDPLVRAGLTLMLGGAEDIDIVGEGADGSEAAELVDRLRPDVVLMDIRMPVMDGLTATEALRSRPDAPEVVLLTTFHADEQVLRAIRAGAAGFVLKDTPPAQIVDSVRRVAAGDPVLSPAVTRQLMARATGFGQEERAGRAERARQRIALLADREREVAVAVGQGRSNAEIAAALYLSVATVKTQVSRILAKFDFNNRVQIALLVHDAGLLDDEGDSGPS; this is encoded by the coding sequence ATGACCACCCCGGCTCCCGCCTCCGCGCCCCGTCCCGTCCGGCTGCTGATCGTCGACGACGACCCGCTGGTCCGGGCGGGGCTCACCCTCATGCTGGGCGGCGCCGAGGACATCGACATCGTGGGGGAGGGGGCCGACGGCAGCGAGGCGGCCGAACTCGTGGACCGGCTCCGGCCGGACGTGGTCCTGATGGACATCCGGATGCCCGTCATGGACGGGCTGACCGCGACGGAGGCGCTGCGCAGCCGCCCCGACGCACCCGAGGTCGTCCTCCTGACGACGTTCCACGCCGACGAGCAGGTGCTCCGTGCCATTCGTGCCGGAGCCGCCGGCTTCGTCCTCAAGGACACCCCGCCCGCGCAGATCGTCGACTCCGTACGGCGGGTGGCGGCCGGCGACCCCGTTCTCTCGCCCGCGGTCACCCGGCAGTTGATGGCCCGTGCCACGGGCTTCGGCCAGGAGGAGCGGGCCGGCCGGGCCGAACGGGCCCGGCAGCGCATCGCGTTGCTGGCCGACCGCGAGCGTGAGGTGGCGGTCGCCGTCGGGCAGGGCCGTTCCAACGCCGAGATCGCCGCCGCCCTCTATCTCAGCGTGGCCACCGTGAAGACCCAGGTGTCCCGCATCCTCGCCAAGTTCGACTTCAACAACCGTGTCCAGATCGCGCTGCTGGTCCATGACGCGGGCCTGCTCGACGACGAGGGCGACAGCGGCCCGTCCTGA
- the alc gene encoding allantoicase has protein sequence MTATTHFTGDANPYGGGDPYADYRTADFPFTHLVDLADRRLGAGVIAANDEFFAERENLLKPEPAHFDPERFGHKGKIMDGWETRRRRGVSAAQPHPVDEDHDWALVRLGAPGVVRGIVVDTAHFRGNYPQAVSVEGVSLPGSPSPEDLLAPDVKWTTLVPRTAVGGHAANGFAVEAAQRFTHLRVNQHPDGGIARLRVYGEVAPDPAWLTALGTFDLVALENGGRVEDASDRFYSPATNTIQPGRSRKMDDGWETRRRRDRGNDWIHYHLVEEAEIRAVEIDTAYLKGNSAGWARLSARLTGGDWTEVLPRTRLQPDTNHRFVLPEAVRAAEVRIDIYPDGGISRLRLFGSLTGPGAARLTARHVELGG, from the coding sequence ATGACGGCGACCACGCACTTCACCGGTGACGCGAACCCCTACGGCGGCGGCGACCCGTACGCCGACTACCGCACCGCCGATTTCCCCTTCACCCACCTCGTCGACCTCGCCGACCGGCGGCTCGGCGCGGGTGTGATCGCCGCCAACGACGAGTTCTTCGCGGAACGCGAGAACCTGCTGAAGCCGGAGCCCGCCCACTTCGACCCCGAGCGCTTCGGGCACAAGGGCAAGATCATGGACGGCTGGGAGACCCGCCGTCGCCGTGGCGTGAGTGCCGCACAGCCGCACCCGGTGGACGAGGACCACGACTGGGCGCTGGTCCGCCTCGGCGCGCCCGGTGTCGTGCGCGGCATCGTCGTCGACACCGCTCACTTCCGCGGCAACTACCCGCAGGCGGTCTCCGTGGAAGGCGTCTCGCTGCCGGGCTCGCCGTCCCCCGAGGACCTCCTCGCCCCGGACGTGAAGTGGACGACGCTCGTCCCCCGTACGGCAGTCGGTGGCCACGCGGCCAACGGGTTCGCCGTCGAAGCGGCGCAGCGCTTCACCCACCTGCGGGTCAACCAGCACCCGGACGGGGGCATAGCCAGGCTCCGGGTGTACGGAGAAGTCGCCCCGGACCCGGCCTGGCTGACGGCGCTCGGCACCTTCGACCTCGTCGCGCTGGAGAACGGCGGCCGGGTCGAGGACGCGTCCGACCGCTTCTACTCCCCGGCGACGAACACCATCCAGCCCGGCCGCTCGCGCAAGATGGACGACGGCTGGGAGACCCGGCGCCGGCGCGACCGGGGCAACGACTGGATCCATTACCACCTCGTCGAGGAGGCGGAGATCCGTGCCGTCGAGATCGACACCGCGTACCTGAAGGGCAACTCGGCCGGCTGGGCGCGCCTTTCGGCCCGGCTCACGGGCGGCGACTGGACCGAAGTGCTGCCCAGGACCCGCCTGCAGCCCGACACCAACCACCGCTTCGTGCTGCCGGAGGCCGTTCGGGCCGCCGAGGTCCGCATCGACATCTACCCGGACGGCGGCATCTCGCGGCTGCGCCTCTTCGGCTCGCTGACCGGGCCGGGTGCCGCACGGCTGACGGCCCGCCACGTCGAACTGGGCGGCTGA
- a CDS encoding putative quinol monooxygenase, with product MIFIAVKFTVRTAERDNWLPAVEDFTLATRQEPGNVFFDWSYSVENPDQFVLLEAFASAEAGAAHVQSAHFAAAMDTMADLVAEVPEIINVEVPGEGWSRMAEVQPRS from the coding sequence ATGATCTTCATCGCCGTCAAGTTCACCGTGCGCACCGCCGAGCGCGACAACTGGCTGCCGGCCGTCGAGGACTTCACCCTCGCCACCCGGCAGGAGCCCGGCAACGTGTTCTTCGACTGGTCCTACAGCGTCGAGAACCCGGACCAGTTCGTGCTGCTTGAGGCGTTCGCGTCCGCCGAAGCCGGCGCGGCCCACGTGCAGTCGGCGCACTTCGCCGCGGCGATGGACACGATGGCGGACCTGGTGGCGGAGGTGCCCGAGATCATCAACGTCGAGGTGCCGGGCGAGGGCTGGTCCCGCATGGCGGAGGTACAGCCGCGGTCGTAG
- the allB gene encoding allantoinase AllB, producing the protein MSGTDVKLVLRSTRVVTPGGTRPAAVHVTGATIDAVLPYDAEVPEGARVEDFGDDVLLPGLVDTHVHVNDPGRTEWEGFYTATRAAAAGGITTLLDMPLNSLPPTTTVEHLRVKQQVAAPKVHVDTGFWGGAIPSNVKDLRPLYEAGVFGFKCFLSPSGVEEFPELDQEQLARSMAEIAGFGGLLIVHAEDPHHLASAPQRSGPAYADFLASRPRDAENTAIEGLIAHAKRLNARIHILHLSSSDALPLIAAAKREGVRVTVESCPHFLTLTAEEVPDGATEFKCCPPIREAANQDALWQGLADGTIDCIVSDHSPCTTDLKTPDFASAWGGISSLQLGLPAIWTEARRRGHSLDDVARWMSAAPAELAGLTAKGAIEAGRDADFAVLAPDATFTVDPAELFHRNQVTAYAGRTLHGVVRSTWLRGVRIATEGTLAEPTGRLQTRKH; encoded by the coding sequence GTGTCCGGTACGGACGTGAAGCTGGTTCTGCGCTCGACGCGCGTCGTCACCCCCGGGGGCACCCGGCCCGCCGCGGTCCATGTCACCGGCGCGACGATCGACGCCGTCCTGCCGTACGACGCCGAGGTGCCGGAGGGGGCCCGGGTGGAGGACTTCGGCGACGACGTCCTGCTGCCCGGACTCGTGGACACGCACGTCCATGTGAACGATCCCGGCCGAACCGAGTGGGAGGGGTTCTACACCGCCACCCGCGCCGCCGCGGCCGGCGGGATCACCACACTGCTCGACATGCCGCTCAACTCCCTCCCGCCGACCACCACCGTCGAGCACCTGCGCGTCAAGCAGCAGGTGGCGGCCCCCAAGGTGCACGTCGACACCGGCTTCTGGGGCGGCGCCATCCCCTCCAACGTCAAGGACCTGCGCCCGTTGTACGAGGCCGGGGTCTTCGGCTTCAAGTGCTTCCTCTCGCCCTCCGGCGTCGAGGAGTTCCCCGAGCTCGACCAGGAGCAGCTGGCCCGGTCGATGGCCGAGATCGCGGGCTTCGGCGGCCTCCTGATCGTGCACGCCGAGGACCCGCACCACCTGGCGTCCGCGCCGCAGCGCAGCGGCCCGGCGTACGCCGACTTCCTCGCCTCCCGGCCGCGCGACGCCGAGAACACCGCGATCGAGGGCCTCATCGCCCACGCGAAGCGGCTGAACGCACGCATCCACATCCTGCACCTCTCCTCCAGTGACGCACTGCCGCTGATCGCCGCCGCCAAGCGCGAGGGTGTCCGCGTCACCGTCGAGTCCTGCCCGCACTTCCTCACCCTCACCGCCGAGGAAGTCCCGGACGGGGCCACCGAGTTCAAATGCTGCCCGCCCATCCGTGAGGCCGCCAACCAGGACGCGCTGTGGCAGGGACTCGCCGACGGCACCATCGACTGCATCGTCTCCGACCACTCGCCCTGCACCACGGACCTCAAGACGCCGGACTTCGCCTCGGCCTGGGGCGGCATCTCCTCCCTCCAGCTCGGCCTGCCCGCCATCTGGACCGAGGCCCGCAGGCGTGGCCACAGCCTCGACGACGTCGCCCGCTGGATGTCGGCCGCCCCCGCCGAACTGGCCGGACTGACCGCCAAGGGCGCGATCGAGGCCGGACGCGACGCCGACTTCGCGGTCCTCGCGCCCGACGCCACCTTCACCGTCGACCCGGCCGAACTCTTCCACCGCAACCAGGTCACCGCATACGCCGGCCGGACCCTGCACGGCGTCGTGCGCTCGACCTGGCTGCGCGGCGTACGCATCGCCACCGAAGGCACCCTCGCCGAGCCCACCGGCCGCCTCCAGACAAGGAAGCACTGA
- a CDS encoding sensor histidine kinase — MTRTEYPWLLPSAMADPELPGDRGSRTRRTVRDWVVDITAFLCAAGIGLAAVAAVEADETTPDVFVLIDSLVGAAACCALWVRRRWPVGLAVALTLLSVVEPVAAGAWLVALFSVAVHRPFRPVAFIGAGALLVAPVQPYLRPDPSTSYVASTIIGVLLVLLVLSWGMVVRSRRQLVVTLRERARRAESEAGLRAERAQRLAREDIAREMHDVLAHRLTLLSVHAGALEFRPDAPTAEVARAAGVIRDSAHEALQDLREIIGVLRSPRDGEGDRPQPTLATLDALVAESRLAGTKVTLDNRIADPAAAPAATGRTVYRIAQEGLTNARKHAPGAEVTVTVAGGPGRGITVEVSNPAPVEPFEQVPGSGQGLIGLTERATLAGGRLDHGPEPDGGFGVRAWLPWSS, encoded by the coding sequence ATGACGCGCACCGAATACCCCTGGCTGCTGCCCTCGGCGATGGCCGACCCCGAACTGCCGGGCGACCGGGGCAGCCGGACGCGCCGTACCGTGCGGGACTGGGTCGTCGACATCACGGCGTTCCTGTGTGCGGCGGGGATCGGCCTGGCGGCCGTCGCCGCGGTCGAGGCCGACGAGACCACCCCCGACGTCTTCGTCCTCATCGACTCGCTCGTCGGCGCCGCGGCCTGCTGCGCGCTGTGGGTCCGGCGTCGCTGGCCGGTCGGCCTCGCGGTCGCGCTGACACTCCTGTCCGTCGTCGAACCGGTCGCGGCGGGGGCCTGGCTGGTGGCGCTGTTCAGCGTGGCCGTGCACCGGCCGTTCCGCCCCGTGGCCTTCATCGGCGCGGGAGCCCTGCTGGTCGCCCCCGTACAGCCGTATCTGCGCCCGGACCCGTCCACCTCGTACGTCGCGTCCACCATCATCGGGGTACTGCTGGTCCTGCTCGTGCTCAGCTGGGGCATGGTCGTACGGTCCCGGCGCCAGCTGGTCGTCACCCTGCGCGAGCGCGCGAGGCGGGCCGAGTCCGAGGCCGGCCTGCGGGCCGAGCGGGCACAGCGGCTGGCCCGTGAGGACATCGCCCGCGAGATGCACGACGTCCTCGCCCACCGGCTGACCCTGCTCAGCGTCCACGCGGGCGCCCTGGAGTTCCGCCCCGACGCACCCACGGCCGAGGTCGCCCGCGCCGCCGGGGTCATCCGGGACAGCGCCCACGAGGCGCTCCAGGACCTCCGCGAGATCATCGGCGTCCTGCGCAGCCCTCGCGACGGGGAAGGCGACCGGCCGCAGCCCACCCTCGCCACCCTGGACGCCCTCGTCGCCGAGTCCCGGCTGGCCGGCACGAAGGTCACGCTCGACAACCGCATCGCCGACCCGGCCGCAGCCCCCGCCGCCACCGGCCGGACCGTCTACCGCATCGCCCAGGAGGGCCTGACCAACGCCCGCAAGCACGCGCCGGGCGCCGAGGTCACCGTCACGGTCGCCGGCGGACCCGGCCGGGGGATCACCGTCGAGGTGAGCAACCCGGCCCCCGTCGAACCGTTCGAGCAGGTACCGGGATCCGGCCAGGGCCTCATCGGTCTGACCGAGCGGGCCACCCTCGCCGGGGGCCGTCTCGACCACGGACCGGAACCTGACGGCGGGTTCGGGGTGCGTGCCTGGCTACCGTGGTCCTCATGA
- a CDS encoding DMT family transporter produces MSSVTVPVLAPPRRAWLTDLPVLLVAVVWGSSYLAAKGITTTQTVIAVLVLRFAVVLPVLVIAGWSRLRALTAAQWRGAGLLGLVLSGIFLVETYGIVHTSATNAGLIISLTMIFTPLAEAAVTRNRPTGAFLAAAGLSVAGVVLLTQGGGFTSPSAGDLLMLVAALARTLHVLLMARIKSVRSADSLSLTTVQLGSAVAVFALLAAAPGTGESPWSVAAGFGAREWGGLLFLSVFCTLFAFFVQMWSVRRTSPSRVSLLLGTEPLWAAAVGIAIGGERLGVLGIAGAVLVLAGTAWGRRSADPVTP; encoded by the coding sequence GTGTCCTCCGTCACCGTGCCCGTCCTCGCCCCGCCGCGCCGTGCGTGGCTGACCGATCTGCCTGTCCTGCTCGTCGCCGTGGTGTGGGGCTCCAGCTATCTGGCCGCCAAGGGCATCACCACGACGCAGACCGTCATCGCCGTCCTCGTGCTGCGGTTCGCCGTCGTGCTGCCCGTCCTGGTGATCGCCGGATGGTCCCGGCTGCGGGCGCTGACCGCCGCCCAGTGGCGGGGTGCGGGGCTGCTGGGCCTCGTACTCAGCGGGATCTTCCTCGTGGAGACGTACGGCATCGTGCACACCTCGGCGACCAACGCCGGGCTCATCATCAGCCTCACCATGATCTTCACCCCGCTCGCCGAGGCCGCCGTGACGCGGAACCGGCCGACCGGGGCCTTCCTGGCGGCCGCCGGGCTCTCCGTCGCCGGAGTGGTCCTCCTGACCCAGGGCGGCGGATTCACCAGCCCCTCGGCGGGCGACCTGCTGATGCTCGTCGCCGCGCTCGCCCGTACCCTCCACGTGCTCCTGATGGCGCGCATCAAGTCCGTCCGGTCGGCGGACTCGCTGTCCCTCACGACGGTCCAGCTCGGCAGCGCGGTCGCCGTCTTCGCCCTGCTGGCCGCCGCCCCCGGCACGGGGGAGTCACCCTGGTCGGTCGCGGCCGGGTTCGGCGCCCGGGAATGGGGCGGACTGCTGTTCCTCTCGGTCTTCTGCACGCTCTTCGCGTTCTTCGTGCAGATGTGGTCCGTACGCCGCACCTCACCGTCCCGGGTCAGCCTGCTGCTCGGTACGGAACCGCTCTGGGCCGCCGCCGTCGGCATCGCGATCGGCGGCGAACGCCTCGGCGTCCTCGGGATCGCGGGCGCGGTGCTCGTGCTGGCCGGAACGGCGTGGGGGCGCCGCAGCGCGGACCCCGTCACCCCATGA
- a CDS encoding cytochrome P450 family protein, with translation MTTEAIVDLGALGERFTRDPFPVYADLRARGPVHRVRIPEGSLAWLVVGYEEGRAALADQRFSKEWRNASPSLGAGQVASGISMLSSDAPAHTRLRKLVAREFTSRRMRQLVPRVQQMTDELLDTMLARPDRRTDLVEALSFPLPMSVICELLGVPFLDRQVFREWSNTVVSSLDAGVRRDATAQMSGFLAGLLDDKREQPGDDLMSALIHTADEEGDRLSAGELMGMAWLLLVAGHETTVNLISNGVLALLAHPDQLASLRADFGLIDNAVEEMLRWAGPVETPTYRFTTEAIDIGGTVIPGGGELVLVAMSDANRDPDRYPDADRFDITRDARGHLAFGHGIHFCLGAPLARIEAAVAIRSLLERCPELALDGDPAELTWRTGMLIRGPEGLPVRW, from the coding sequence GTGACCACCGAAGCCATAGTCGACCTCGGGGCGCTCGGCGAGCGGTTCACCCGCGATCCGTTCCCCGTGTACGCGGACTTACGGGCCCGCGGCCCCGTGCACCGGGTCCGGATCCCGGAGGGATCCCTCGCCTGGCTCGTCGTCGGGTACGAGGAGGGCCGGGCCGCGCTCGCGGACCAGCGGTTCTCCAAGGAGTGGCGCAATGCCTCGCCCTCCCTCGGTGCCGGCCAGGTCGCCTCGGGGATCTCCATGCTCAGCTCGGACGCGCCCGCCCACACCCGGCTGCGCAAACTGGTGGCCCGCGAGTTCACCTCCCGCCGGATGAGGCAACTCGTCCCACGCGTCCAGCAGATGACGGACGAACTGCTCGACACCATGCTGGCGCGCCCGGACCGCAGAACCGACCTGGTCGAGGCCCTGTCCTTCCCGCTGCCCATGTCCGTCATCTGCGAACTGCTCGGTGTGCCGTTCCTGGACCGCCAGGTCTTCCGTGAGTGGTCCAACACCGTGGTGTCCTCCCTCGACGCCGGGGTACGCCGCGACGCGACCGCCCAGATGTCCGGCTTCCTCGCCGGACTGCTCGACGACAAGCGGGAACAGCCCGGCGACGACCTGATGAGCGCACTGATCCACACGGCCGACGAGGAGGGCGACCGGCTCTCGGCCGGAGAACTCATGGGCATGGCCTGGCTGCTGCTCGTCGCCGGCCACGAGACCACGGTGAACCTGATCTCCAACGGGGTACTGGCCCTGCTCGCACACCCGGACCAACTGGCGTCACTCCGGGCCGACTTCGGTCTGATCGACAACGCGGTGGAGGAGATGCTCCGCTGGGCGGGCCCGGTCGAGACGCCCACGTACCGCTTCACCACCGAAGCGATCGACATCGGCGGCACGGTGATCCCGGGCGGCGGTGAGCTCGTCCTGGTCGCGATGTCCGACGCCAACCGCGACCCGGACCGCTACCCGGACGCCGACCGTTTCGACATCACCCGGGACGCCCGCGGGCACCTGGCCTTCGGTCACGGCATCCACTTCTGCCTGGGTGCGCCGCTGGCCCGCATCGAAGCGGCGGTGGCCATCAGGTCGCTGCTGGAGCGCTGCCCGGAGCTGGCGCTGGACGGGGACCCGGCGGAGCTGACCTGGCGTACGGGCATGCTCATCCGGGGGCCGGAGGGGCTGCCGGTCAGGTGGTGA